Genomic segment of Malania oleifera isolate guangnan ecotype guangnan chromosome 7, ASM2987363v1, whole genome shotgun sequence:
tgtgtatatatatgaaattactTCCGCTATTAGGATTGTGTTTATGAGTATAATTGTATGCCCGGTACTCACTTTCAGGTCAggttatgtattgtggtattAGTGGTTGACGTGGCCAATATGTGGTGTATGTACTAATTATGTAGGGAAGAAAAAAGATatgaaaatcggggtgtcacacaAAGCCTACACATACTAAAATTTCATGTGTGTCTACCCCAAATTATTTGGGGCctgaaataacaaaaataaaaatatataatttttatttcatgaaaatacaaatacaaaaaaatatatatatagggaaAATGAAATACAaggagatgattcaaattttacatagtaaaaaaagaaaaaaaaatacagaaagaACATAAGGCGGCTCAAGAGTCTTTAATCTGTAACAATTTTGAACATGCAAGAAAGAGAATAGAAAATTAGACATGTGCaaagaaatcagaaataaaaaatgattggCAGATTGATTGATCAAATCGACGAGTTCTTTTGGGCTTGATAGAACTTGGGGtcaaaatattttcaagttcATCCACTTTTGATTCTAGTTCCTTGAGGAACTTGTTGCAATCGACCAAGTAATGTTAAATAATAGTGAGTTTCTAGTCTCCTAGATCTAGTTTAGCAAATGACTAAGAAAAGAACGAGAAGGTGACTCCAAGGATGACTCTTACTGATTGAAGAGTTTGAATTAACTATTTCGAAAGAGAATATACATTTGCACAAATCATTCTAAATTTTTAACAAACAAACTATGCTATATTTTAGACTTTACGTTTAATTGGTACATTCTATCTATGTATTCGGTTAGATATTGAACAGCAATTCTAAATATATGCTTTTCAACAGGTGTCATTCATATGTATTATCACatcaatatttattttataatatttaaacaaGACATTGTGTTATCTACTACTATATTCTTCtaaatttctttctctctcttaaattTGGAAGTGGATTACACACCGACTCTAACACTGCCACGTGTGAGAGTATTGTGAGCCACTAGCATACATTTACAGTGCAAAGCAATGCAGCCAAACATTTCCCCACTCTGCAGCTGGCCTAGCAGAACAAACCATCAACTATTGTGATCAACGGAAGTGGGCCATAAACCCCACTATAGGACAAATTCAAAAGGCAACCTACGTCATGGCACTGACATCATCCTATCCAATATACATACGCCACGTGGCAGCCAGGCATTCCACGTTCACTGTACCCTCCCGGAAAGCGCTTGCGAAGCTGCTCCCCAGAAACGAAAGTaagaataataatagtaacaattaTTTTTATACACATTTATTTGGATAGATAATATACTAATTGACGCAGCTTAGCATCCCTACCTTCACGTCCCCTTCCTTCCCACACTCCGGCTTAATTTTCCATGGACTTCCCCGTCAACCCAAACCCTAGCTGCACCTACTTCGCCGCCGGTGACATCATCGACTGGCCGGAGTTCGAGCTCTCCGACTTACTCATGCTCAACGGCGGGGATGGTGGCTCCGAGGAGGACTCAGCGTCGCACTCCACAATCGCGTCGGAGACGGGCGGTGTGGATATCAGCGTCAGCGGTGAATCAGCTGGACGGATCGCCGGCGCAAAGAGCAATCACATGCAAGTTACCATGAattgttagattttttttttttttcgaaaattTTCTAGGAACAAAAATAGAAAGTGGGTTCTAATttacatataaaatatatataatagccATGCTTGACAACAAATGAAATTATtcatgtttttgttttgttttgttttaaaatttgggTTGGCTTAGAAAAGGTGAAAGCGAGAGAAAGGGAAAGCAGGTGGAGGAGGGCAAGCAGAGGGTAGCATTCAGAACGAGATCAGAGATGGAGATCATGGACGATGGGTACAAATGGAGAAAGTATGGGAAGAAGAAGGTCAAGGACAGCCCATTTCCAAGGTAATTATTTATTATACGCTATTAATTAATGCCTTCAGATGTATAATTTatgttatgttatatatatatatatatataaagtgattATGGTATTTATTAGTTCCATCTGTTTTTCTATATTTGTTTTATTTCTTTCGGATTAATTGAGAGATCGAactgaatataatatatatatatatatatatatatatatatatatatatatgtgtgtgtgtgtgtgtgtgcgcgcgcgcgcgccaATCAACTTTATGAAACACACCATCATGCATATCTGTTATCTCTCTTTTCCATCTGGCTAGCCTGCGGATCAGTTTGGAGCTGATCATGAATTGCTTGACAAGAATATTCCATCCCATCAATTTCTAGCTAAGGTAATTTTGTGATGAGATCATCAACTAATTATGACTCTAATTGTTGGTATTACATATAATAATAAAGCCACTTtagttatatattattattattattatagagtgaaagatttaaatttatattttatttcaattcaaGTTGGATTAAATTGTTAAATTCATGCCTATTATATATTTTGCTTAATAAATTGCAATGGACTCCACATGCACTTTATTTCCTATGCTACATGTAACTCACAGTGCATAGTTATATATTAGGACTATAAGTTGAAGGGACACACATTCGAACCCTTAGAATGGTGAAAAGGAAtaagtaataaaaattatattagcttctattgtgtgtgtgtgtgtgtatatatatataatatgaattaATCGTTTTACGTAAATAGGATATGAAAGCGAGAAACACGCACACACATAAACTTGGCAGCTTGGTTAGCTAAGTTTGACCTTATTTGGAAGAACCTTGTGTCAAAAAGTACACATTAATGAGGTTAGTCTGATAACTATTAGTCAATTCCTACTTGATAATTATTTTTATCTTGGTTTTCTTTATTTATAGTTTTAGGAATATAAATCTaatcataattttaatattttttttctatggATTCTAATGATGTAGTAGTGTTTTGCATTCTTGAGATTTATTGAATTGAATAAAGTGCATCTTGAATTCCTTAATCATCCGGCCTCATTTTTTTTCCTCTCCTTCCTTCTTCATTTGAACCATGTCAAGTAGTATATATCAAAGTCGAAGGATCCTCCTTCCATGTCTTTTCTTCTCCTGCACCTTCATCGACATCTATCAACGCCGGTCACAAGTACCTCTTTTGTGTATCTTGTTCTATGCTTGTCTCTCACTATTCACTAATGGGTCTAGTAATTTAGTTCTCTCGTAGTCTTTCTCAAATGCCATCACAACTAGTCTACAATAATCAATTCAATCGGAGCTCTATTTGTCTTCCTTAAGTTCATAACATTTTATTAGTATACTTAATCCGGCTTTTGCTCTTGATCATAAACTCTTAACAAAGGGTCATGACTTGTTTGCCATCTACTAGGCACGTGCTCTAAAGTCAAGTCTAAAGCTGTTGCCATTGCCACAAGCCCCATTGTCCACCATTTTACACCCTGCACAAACAACAATTGTAGACAAAAACAAAGAGCACATAAGCACTAGTCTAAGTCACTACAACTTGATTGAACTCATCCAAAATTGATTAGACTTAAGTAAACCATACTAGTCCAAACAAATTTGAAAAACAATCCTtcctcaatttttttattttcttatattttccttctttccttcattattttaattgaattttctctatcaaataaatatatattaaaaaaacatATGTaagtaataaattaaataaataaaaaaaaagaattatcaAATGATAAAAAGATGGTGACTAAGACTAAGGATGAACTATATATCTTTGGAAGTTATTTTACACCATAAGTTCATATCCCTTTCCTAAAAAGTTTTAATAAAGGATCACTACTCAGTTGATCGGACCATCATTGTTTTTTCCTGCAACTATTACTAATTTTAACACCACATGTATGTCCCATCATCATCACTTTAGACCTTACATGTGCAAAACaatcaaagaaaaaaagaaggaacATATCCTTTGATTTAAGATAGTCTAACCAAAATAAATAAGTTCAAATTAAACAAAACCTAAGTTAACAAATTAGTACGGACGAGTTCTTACTACCTAGATCACCCTAAATTTATTACCATTTTTTTGTTTGGGTGATAATCTAGGAAATGTTACATCACATTGCACCTTGTCGCTGGAGTCACATGGTCTCACtacataatataataaaattacttGTGTGgtaatgaaatttataaatacctatgttGATATTATAGGTTATTTGGATTAAAATTTATTCACCAAAATATGAGAATTAATTAGTGTAACTATTAATTAAAGATAGAAGAGAAGTGCATGCAAACAATCAACACAATTATGTGACTATGACATATATAATTCGACACATTTTACTAATTTTAAATGTGATCTTTCTAATGTTGAAGGTGTGAGATTCCAAACTTTTTGAAATGGGCAAGAAAGGGTATAGGATAGAAGAGAATGGTTCATACACAATGTTAGAATCACCAATGGATTGTatataatgagagagagagagagagagagagagagagagagagagagagagagagagagagagagagagagagagagagagagggttgtgGGAAGAGGCTTCTACCTttgtcttttgataaatttctttTCTAATAGAACTGATTGGGCTTCTTATTTGGTAGACTTTCATGTGGCTGCCAGTAATTGTGCCTGGGCATTGCCCTTTCAATTAATTAGGTGTAGTGTCAATGGACTGGCATGGCTCTCAAGTGGGCGGGGCCTGCATGCACAATGATCATCCATTACAAACAGtattatggaaaataaataaataaattaagctGTCTAGTTATACAGGATTTTACATAATTAATCTCAACATTGAAATAttagtaggtttttttttttttcttaaagagAAGTGCTATTGGCACTCCAAGAAAatctattttaccatgtattAAATATCAATTCTCCCTTTGACTTAAAACAATAAAGACCATACGTTTATTATTAAGAATTTTTAAGTAGTATAAAAAGAGAAGTCGCAGGATAATGCAAATGATAAAGTCACCATTTATGTCATTGAACTCAACTTCTTGCTCCAGTGTTTGATAAAATTACATGTTAGTGTTGAATTTGAATCCTAAATTATTTATACTGTTtggtgtctatatatatattattttaaaccCTTTAAATTGCCTAGAGCAAAATCGTTTGGTAAACCTAAGAGGTAATtgcataaataaaaaattttaaatttaatgtaAATAATATCTTTCTTTCCATAACATATGTAATTTActattaagaaaaaataattttggaacaATTGAACCAAATCAAGTTCACCTGACATGGGAGAAACCTCCAATGGAGGTTTGTGACAAATTACTCTTTGTGGTCCAGCACTTTCCAATGGAGGACATTTTGCTTTCTTGTCCATATCAGCTTCCTCAACTTCCATTCCAACTAGCATAGGCAAATCAAAGTATGCGAAAAGTTCAGTTGCTAATGTCTaatatttctctctctttcttttcttcaggTATATTGGAAGCTCGTATCGAGCCTAAAATATACAATTATGGATAGCTCATTTTTTATGTCATATTCTTTCTACCCTTTTCAAGGTTCAAATAGTTAGCATATAAATGTCAAACTTTAACTAGGTATGTCACATAATACTTTTTTTGAGACTATCATGTTGGCTTGcgattatatttttttgaaagatAGTTTCTTAATTCTAGTCCATGATTTTGGTAGTGAACAAGTCCCTGTATTTATTGTCTTTTtgaattctttaaaagaaatttaGAAGTTTTTAATTTTCTAACTAATTCACTGATTAGACACATATCTAACACTACGACCAACCTCGTAATATAAAAGGCCATGTAGGAAAATAGACAATTCAATAAAAATAAGGGATAATCTTGGACAATCATTAAAACTCTTATAAGACTGCTATTAATACTCCATACCCCATATGAAACTAGTGAAAAAATAAagctacacacacacacatgggtTCTTTTAGAATTCTATATATCAtcatattttggaaaaagaaaCCTATATGGCATTatagatttattatttttttggactAAAGCTTATTTTCGATAAATAGTTTTCGGAGTGAGAATtaagaatttttttatatatgaaaGTAGTGTGAGAACTCAAACTATATAGAGACAAATAGGATATAGAGTCGTAAGAATCATACAATTCATAAAAAGGAGGACGAAACCAACTACAAatatattagaaaaaaataaGAAGGGAGAGAAAGATATGAAGAGAGAATAAAGATAGAGATAAGGAGAGTAGGAAAGGGAAGGAAAAGGATCTAGTAGGTAATGAATTGATCACATTGTATGAATATTTTGAGAGATATCTTACAAGATAGGCAGAACAAATATTTATACCCCATTTTCTCGAACTCAAACTTGAGTTACAAGTAGTTCCCTAATTCCTTACCCTTGTTTAAGTTATCCTTAACTATtctttacatgatatactattaTTACAAAAGTAAACCTTTTGTCTTTAACCTTGACATTCATTGTTGTTGATTTTATTCACCATTTTTTAGGGGTAGTTTTCTTTCGAATGTGATATATCAATGTTTATTTGAATAcaagttataatttttgggtACACAAAAATTGCACATACAAGATAAAGCTCAAAATGAATTATTATAAAGGGGGATGAATTTGCACGTATAGGAAATACCTTGCTGCTAGTTTATCATATCTCACTAGTTTTCATATGCATACACTTTCTTCATTTACTAATTGTTGTGATCACACCATAATGTTATGTGCACACatgcaaaaaaacaaaaaagaagaagagaaaatcaaaaaagagaagaagaataacaaatttacatggttcgacagtGTGTCTACGTTTATGGAGCCTCTTTCTACCATATTATCAAACAAAAAATACCTTAGGATTTCAACTCTTGGCTACAATATGTATCGATAACCCCATATAAAAATACGAAAATAACTTCATATGACAATACAATTACGCTCTAACTCAAATATATTGTACTGTACCAtaccacaccccccccccccaatgcaCACCGTTGGGCTTGGCTTAACTAGACAGAAAGGTTTCACGCTGCAGGCCCCCTCATTGTCAACACAAAACCTCCACCAAGTGGATAACTCCTTTGAATATAAATCATAACtcaaaaatctccaccttgacgaataTTCACCCCCTTGAAGCTTTCAGACATGCACCTCCATCCGAAGATGCACATAACTAATTCAACAACTAGCAATAACTAATTCAACAACTAGCAATATGTAGTAAGTTAAACGATCGAAGAACTATTCCTTAGTAACAATCTTCATCAACATGTTAGTGCATTTTCTTGTGTAGTCACCTCATTAGTACCAATCAACTCTTGTATCTTATCATATCTAACTGCAATATGCTTTGTTTTGGAATTATAAACTTAATTCATCGCCAAGTAAATAGCACTCTAACTATTACAAGGCAAATGAATAGCCTGTtgtgttgggtttccctccttgtggggctcATGCCTTTGGAAAGGTGTTCTTTTATTATTGAGTTGGCTTCTCTAGGAAGCTTGGGCAGCAGCATATCTTGTATTTTTAAAAGCCATGCATAGCAGCCAACCCATTCAATTTTATTCTTCCATTTTGTTGCTCCATTTTTCTTCACGTCTGCAGCGCATGTCTACAACGCCACACACACAACAGTTGCCTCCTTGTTCTGTTTTCACACACAGCAGCTCCTCACGTCTGCTAGGTTGCTTGTCATCTTTCTGCAGTAGTTGCGGCTTTTCTCCAGCAAGTTGCGGCCATTCCTGTAACTCCGGTTGTGTTTAATCATTATATTGGGAtccttggttgtgttctaatatGATTGGTTTTTTTGGGAACTTTGTTCACAACATTGGTGAGGCCTTTTCATCTTGTTACATTTTGTTATATACCTTTGcgtatttgtaaggcttatgccttttATATCCACTTTCTACAAcattttggtgatagtggatttggactgcCATGCCTCGTGGACGTATCTCAACATTTGAGAgaaccacattaaatttcttatgtctcattttatttattatttgcattacgccattgatttacttgtagaaattagttcatatataatatttttcccaacaagtggtatctgAGACAGGTTAGTTGGACGCATTAGttttgtgtaaatcatggatggtaatgttggtcgtatgattagcttcaatggaagcaattgggtaacttcgaaaataaaaatgcaagacCTTTTATTTTGCAATGATTTGGATGGACCTACTGAGGGTGATAGTCGAAAGCCTAAAGACATGAGTaatgatgagtggaataggcttaataggAAAACCGTTGGTGTTATCCGGCtatggattgatgatagtgtttttcatcatgtttctaccgaaacttcggcatatgaattgtggaaacaATTAAaaggtctttatgatagaaagttgGCTACAAATGAAGTTTTTCTTTTCCGAAAATTGGTaaacttgaaatataaagatggcgGTCTTATTACCgaacatttgaatgagatgaaaactATTATCAATCAACTtcctactatgaaaatagtttttgatgatgaattgcaggccttaatgcttcttagctctttgctggaaagttgggagactttggttgtgaTAGCTAGTAATTCAGCTCCCGATGGAATTATTACTATGACCCAAGTAACTAGGAGgttgttgaatgaagaaattagaataAAATCAATTGGTTTTTCTCATTTAGAGGCACTTGTGACAAAAAATCAGAGGAGAGGCAGAAGCAAAAGTAGATATTCTCACTgcaatgataaatcaagaggccAGTCCAGCTcagtttcaaaaaaaaatattgagtgccactattgttataaaaaggggcatatgaagcgggaatgtaaaaaattgaaattcaaggagcaaaataaagagaaaaattttgagaaaaagcatgaaaacacaacttcagttgcatctgatggtgatcttatggttgtttgtgatgaaagttgcattaGTTTGACGAGTCAAGAGACTGATTACGTTATTGATTCCGATGCATCATTCGATGTCACTTCTCGGGAAGATATCTTCACTTCTTTttccaaaggaaattatggagttgttcagatgggaaatgaaggtttgtcaaaaattgtTTTCATGAGAAATGTTTGTTTGAAAACAAATCTAggatgcaagttggtgctcaaagatgtgagacatgtacccgaCATTCAGCTAAATATGATATCTACCAGcaaaacttgatgatgaagggtttgacaaccattttggtgatgaaaaatggaagctcacaaagggtgacttggtggtggctaaaggcaagaagactGGTACACTCtatatgatgcaaggtaaaattggtaatggtattgtgaatgcaattgagagtcACTCTTCCACCGATTTGTGACATAAGCAGTTTGggcatatttgtgaaaaaagaaTGCAGTTTTTGTTAAAAAAGAAGCTTCTTCCTGGAATGAGAGGTACTTCTCTTAAAACTTATATTCATTGTTTGGCCTGTAGGCAACATAAAACTCCTTTTGTACAAAGTTTGTTACTTAAAAAATCTAATGCTCTAGATTTGATATATTCCGATGTATGTagtcctttgaaagttaaatctcatagtggtgcactttattttattacttttattgatgattgtttaagaaaagtttgggcttacactttgaagactaaagatcaagttttagatgtgtttaagaATTTTCAAATTAAAGTTGAAGAGGAGACTtgaaagaaggtgaaatgtgtgctcttggataatggtggagagtacattggcctatttgatgcatattgttacagCCAAGGAACTAGACATCAAAAGACCATCAAGAAAAcgcctcaacaaaatggagttgctgaaaggatgaaccgcaccatactagagagaatgagatgtatgctctctcatgtaaagttgccaaaatcattttggggtgaagcaatgaggacggTGGTGGACTTGATTcatttgtctccttcaactcttttacttggtgaagttcctgaaaaaaattgaaaaggtaaggatgtcacttatgatcatTTGAAAGTGTTTGTTGTCATGCATTTGTttacattccaaaagatgaaagatccaaacttgatgacaagacaatgcaatgtatttttcttggttatGGGCATGTTGAATTTGGATATAGATTATGGGATCCGATTGAAAAGAAAGTTGTTAGAAGCTGAGAcattgtattttttgaagatcaaacaattgaagattttggcacaGTTGAGCAACCACGAtttaatgggaatgattttgttgacttagagtcaccttctccacctttgAAACATTATGAAAAatggaagatgttcttccacctcttgaaaatgttggaaatgatgaaattcctagtgatgttgaagatgaaaatgaggaggagcaacaagttcaagagcaaactccattgagaagatcttgaagagagccaagaccttcagctaaatatccatcaagtgattatAATACTCTAACAGATCAAAGGGAGcccgaaagctatcaagaagccatgaaccatgaaaataaagttgaatgaatggaggctatgcaagaggaaatgaagtccatagttgacaatcacacttatgatttggttaaacttcctcctggaaagaaagctttgaaaaacaaatgggtgtttaggttgaaaaatgatggaaagaatctttGGTACAATGTTAGGCTTGTGTTAAAAGACTTTGAtcagaaaaagggaattgactttgatgaaatattctcaccggttgtgaagatgtcatctattagcattgttcttggcatgacatcatacttgaatttagaagttgagcaattagatgtgaaaatcactttcttacatggtgacttggaagatgaaatttacatggaacaaccagaaggcttcaaacaaaaagggaaagagtatttagtgtgcaaattaaagaaaagtttgtatgggttgaacCAAGCACCAcagagatggtacaagaaatttgattcttcCATGATtaatcatggttactcaaaaacctcttcagATGATTGtatgtttgtgaaaaaatt
This window contains:
- the LOC131159938 gene encoding probable WRKY transcription factor 51 isoform X3, which gives rise to MDFPVNPNPSCTYFAAGDIIDWPEFELSDLLMLNGGDGGSEEDSASHSTIASETGGVDISVSGESAGRIAGAKSNHIKGESERKGKQVEEGKQRVAFRTRSEMEIMDDGYKWRKYGKKKVKDSPFPSSCGFSPASCGHSCNSGCV
- the LOC131159938 gene encoding probable WRKY transcription factor 51 isoform X1 — translated: MDFPVNPNPSCTYFAAGDIIDWPEFELSDLLMLNGGDGGSEEDSASHSTIASETGGVDISVSGESAGRIAGAKSNHIKGESERKGKQVEEGKQRVAFRTRSEMEIMDDGYKWRKYGKKKVKDSPFPRNYFRCTSQGCSVKKRVEKEKEDPSYVRTTYEGVHNHDSPSVVYYTHLPPPPLHPLTHPWILQPPPHLSP
- the LOC131159938 gene encoding probable WRKY transcription factor 51 isoform X2, translated to MDFPVNPNPSCTYFAAGDIIDWPEFELSDLLMLNGGDGGSEEDSASHSTIASETGGVDISVSGESAGRIAGAKSNHIKGESERKGKQVEEGKQRVAFRTRSEMEIMDDGYKWRKYGKKKVKDSPFPSLRISLELIMNCLTRIFHPINF